The DNA region ACCATTATCTCCCTGTGCCGCCATACTGCACAATAGTATCCACTAGAGTCGTGCAATGCACCAGCCCTACTCTCGAGACAAAGCCTCCATCATTAACCCCACCTGGATTTTTGCAGTCACCTCCTCATTGGTTTCCCTGTTTCTGCCCAGCTCCCTTACTTTTCTTCTCAGCATAGCAACAGTAGTGATCCTTTAATCTAAGTCAAACAATGCCCTTCTCTGCTTAAGACCTTCCCGTGGCCTTCCCCACCTAGCCcgtttcctctctgatttcttctccCTTGTCTAGCCACTGCTGTACCTCCCCAACCTGGAGCAGCAAATGCCAAGATCTGGGCGGGTGGAAACGGAGGGGGACACATGGGTGAGGCACACTGACAGTTGGGTGCAGAGAGCAACGCCCTAATTTGTAGCGCTTGCCAATTTGTGGAGTGTcaatgcagttgacccttgaacaacatgggtttgaactgctcgGGTCCAcctatgtgtgtatttttttttcaataaatatagtacctgtatgttccttttatagatctttaaaaattaactagGCATGGGGAAAGTTTGTGTTTGGTAGGAAGTCACAGTACATGGGATCAAAAGAactagggtttgagtcctgattctatcCAAACTATCTCAGCTTCCTGGCCTTGGGTGAATCATTTatcagttcttttgtttttgagtcAGAGATAGCAGTACTTGGATTTCTGACTGTGGGGTGGTGTAGGCACCCCTGACTCCCCcgttgttcaaaggtcaattgCACGACCACGGCCAATTTTAAGATCGCTCATGATGCCAACAGTTCAGTAAAATTTAACAATCGACTCTTAGAAGCTGGAGCAAGCTGGTTTGCACTGGTTCCCAGGGTTTGCCCCCTTGACACAATTGTGTTTCTCAGGCTGGGTGAGGGGTACACAGACGCTttttatatcattcttttaaatgtatgtaaACATCACCATATAAAGGCCTACGTAAGAACTACTGAGTGATCATTGTTAAAGACAAGTGGAAAGGCCGATTCCTGAGGCCCAGAACAGGACAATGTGAGCTgtattctctctcctctccccaagcACCACCCCTTCTTCAAGCTCAAAGGAAAACCCAGAAAGGCTTCCAGTGGCTGTCTGGTTCCTCGGGTGACGGGGATCTGAGCCAGGTAGGAGGTTTACCAGGCCCTGGGGACACTGGAGAAGGCATGGAGTAAGGATGGAGGAAAGAAGGGGGCCAGGAAGACTTGACCTTTTGCAATGAGGTCAAACTAGAACGTGGGGCTGGAGAGAAGCCACCACTTGCTGACCAAGGACCGGCATCCGAGCAATCGGTTAAACGCTTGGGAACGGGGTCCTAGCTCCGGAGGTGACCCAGTGCCGGGAAAAGACTCTGGGACTTTGGAGGCAGAAGAAAAACCTGGATTTGAGTTTCACATCCACCTCCTACTACTCTGGGCAAATTGTTTCCCATCTGCCTGTGATATGGAGCTAGGAGCACTCCCCTGACAAACAGGACCGAGGGGGACCCAGAGGACACACTGCAGACGTCCGGGCCTCCGACCCACACTTTGGCCCAGAGGTGCCACGAGTGGGATCCGAGAAAGAAAAGTGCTGGCCTGTCAGCTACTAATCACTcactgtgggaattccctggcgatccagcgGAATTCCATTGCAGGGCGCACAGGTTTGATTCCAGGCCTCAAGGCTcagacacaaaattaaaaaaagagggcTCACTGGGGGCTGCAGGCCAAGCGCCTGCACAGAATCCTGCCATGTTATTAGCCCCGTTGTACCAGGAAGATTGGCTGAGGTTAAGGATCCTGCCCGAGGCCACACCCATCGGCTGAGCTGACCTTTGAACACAGGAAGCCTGGTACTGTCACTGTAACCAAAGGTGGCCAGACCAGGGGTGCCCCGGCCTCCTCTTGGCAGACTAAGACACCAGAGGTACAGGGAGAGTAAGGGCTGACTGCCAACTGTATAGTGAGGACAGACTCGCCAGGGGACTGGACATTCCCAGCACTCGGCgtagagcctggcacagaggaggcccTTGGTGGCCGTGAAATGAGTGTCCCTGGAGATGTATCCTGGGGTCTTAGATTCCTTTGGGGGTCCAAGTCCTCCCTTGCCCAGTGCCTTGGGGACTATGGGCGTTCACAGCCCCCACCCTTGCCCTTCAGCCTGACCTTGAAACAAGTTTGACCGCATGTTGTAGCCCAGATCATAGTAGCCTGAAAAGACGGAGGTGATTTCAGTGGGACTCTGGATCCTGCTGGGCCGTGAGCTTGCCCTTTTCTGGCCCTTCAAGGCTTCACCAATGGCCCTTTGAGCCtgagtagggagggagggagggaggagagacaagGGGTAGAGAAGCAGCGTCAAGTCCCCTATCTCCCCTCTAACTTCTCCTGCCTCTGACCCTGCCTccaccaccctcaccccacccttaGCCTGCAGCCTTCAACCTACTCCCTACCTGCACCCTTCAGCTGGCATAGCTGAAGTCCCTCCACACTCCCACACCACCCCACCTCCCACATGGGCCTCGGGCATCAAGCATGAGAACGATCATGAACGCTTCTCCCTACATTGGGTACGTACTGTAGAACATCACCAGGGGACATCTTTATAAGATGATATTATtcctacattttataaataaggaaactgtgcCTCAGGGCGGGGACTTGCCCATCACATAGCCGGTGACCGAAGCCCTGGCTTGCCTACTACAATGGAAGCGTCACACAAGTCAACTCTAGGTGGCTCCTAATATTTCACCAGGGGCAGCTCCTTCCTTGTACCAATAGGGAAACTAAGGCCCGGAGTGGTTGAGCTCAGGCCTAAGAGCCATTAAACCTGGGTTTGGGTCCCAACTCTGCTGTCTACCAGCTGCTGGTTTGGGCAAGTCTTtgctcccctctgggcctcagttcccctaCTCATAAAATGAGGGTGGGGGCAGAACTGGGTAGCTTCCAGTTCTGATATTTGCCGGCCTGATGACACTTGTGATCTGGGTCAcagctggattaaaaaaaaaacaaaacagatctcTTGATTTAAGCCCAGGACCATGATGGCCAAAGAGAGAAAGGGCACCTTCCCAAAGCCAGGAGGTGCAGTGAGAGATAGTGACCATACAGCCAACCTCAAGTTGGGACAAGATCCTCCAAGTGGGGCAGGGAGTTTAGGATTGTGACCTCCCAGACTAGCAGGTTGTGAGGCGGGGGTGTACCCCCACCTTAagatgacaaaatgaaaaggggcCCCGCCCATAGCCTTTGTGACCCTGGCTCTCCTGCTTgctctgtgtgaccctgggcagatcgtatcacctctctgagtctcagatttACCATCTGTTAAAAAAGGAAGCAATGACTCCTGCCTGGCCTGCTGCTCAATGTAGTCACCATGAGGGTTGAGACAGTGGCTTTTAAAATACGACTCAAAATGCCAGAGCAGGTGACCATTTGACCAGAAATGGCAGATAAGTTTCATCTCAACTTTCAGTGGATCAGCATTGAGTTCCTAGAATGATGTACCAAGTAGGAAAAAGTGCCAGAatcgattagtgatgtctgccatgaATGCGGGCTAGGAGAGTTATGGAATGCATGCTGTGTATTTGCCAGCCTGATCTAGTCTAACtgcctcactttacagatgtagAGACTAGAGCTCAGAGAGGAGAAGTAACTTATCCAAAGTCTTTCAGTATtctggggcagagccaggattcaaacccaagtcttctGATTTCCAATCAATCCTGTCCCCTTTAGGAGACTTGAGCTAAAAGCATCTATTTCAAACACAAGACTTCTAACTGCAGAGTCATGATGGGCCAAGGCTCCAGAATCTGCTAGCCAGTTTGGATCCTGTTTAAGTTTGGTTAATTTACTTAAGCCTGTTAAGCCTTGGGCTTCTaatccataaaatgaggataattatagTACCTCCCTCACTGGGAAGACTGAACGGTGAGATGTGAAGACTAAACAGTGCACAGGATCCGGCACagagcaagtgctcagtaaacactacTTTCTGATGATGTTATTACAGGGACTCTGTACTCAAGAGCAGCTTCCTTAGGGGTCCTCATTGTCAGTCTCCATGCATGACCCTCCTGCCGCCCTTAGCCTCCTGTGCCCATTCTGACACCTGCTCTTCGGAGATCAGCTGGTCCACCACGTTGCTCCCAAACTTGTGACGAATGTTGTTGGGAATACTGCTGCTACTCTGGCCCTGTGCCCCCAAGTTGGGgacttcctccagcccctggcacggCTGAGCCCCCTCTCGGAAGGAGGCCCTCCTCTCCCTCGAGGAGGGTCTGTAGCTCTCCTTCTTCAGGGACCCCGGCTGTGAGTCCCTCTGGGGAGAGTCCTGGCTGACAGCCTTCAGGGATGGAGGCCGGATCTCCTCCAGGGAGGCCTGCCCGAGGGAGCTGCCCCGGGGGCTGTGTCCTTGGTACATGGATGGCTGTGGGGAGACTGGGAGCTGGTACTTGAACTTGGAGGTATCCAGTGGGCTACGGGCAGTTCTCCGGGGGTCCGTGTCCTGCTGGCCTTCCTTGCTGTTGTTCAGATGGGCCCTGGTCAAAGTGGTTGTACctaaaaagggaagagagaaggaaggaaggagaggagacagaCAGATGTAAAGAgtggagggcaggaagga from Pseudorca crassidens isolate mPseCra1 chromosome 11, mPseCra1.hap1, whole genome shotgun sequence includes:
- the CIMIP4 gene encoding ciliary microtubule inner protein 4, which codes for MELDHKAGTTTLTRAHLNNSKEGQQDTDPRRTARSPLDTSKFKYQLPVSPQPSMYQGHSPRGSSLGQASLEEIRPPSLKAVSQDSPQRDSQPGSLKKESYRPSSRERRASFREGAQPCQGLEEVPNLGAQGQSSSSIPNNIRHKFGSNVVDQLISEEQAQRAIGEALKGQKRASSRPSRIQSPTEITSVFSGYYDLGYNMRSNLFQGAPQEMKSLMKASYTPEVIEKSVRDLQHWHGRKTDDLGRWHRKNAVNMNLQKALDEKEKSKSKNLKL